One Coleofasciculus sp. FACHB-T130 genomic window, TTGCCGCTTGTGTCTGCCCCACACTGCCGTTATAGGTCATTGAGAGCGCGATCGCTATGCTTGCTGGAGAAACAAAAATGTTTTTGTCAGGCTCCTGCTTTGTAAGTTCCCTAAATAGTTTGAAGGCAAATCGAGTATTCGCTGCGACAAGCTTGTTATTAACCATTGCATCGTTTCCAATAATTACAGCGAACCGGGAAATGAGCAGTTATCAAAAAACTTAAGGTAACTTGTAGCTAGAGACTCGCACGACTAACTCGCCATCGCGGGGATTCCGGCTAAAGATAAATGCGCCTTCTTCCTTTTCGCCGCCGGAGAGAAAGTCAATTTGTTGTTCGCCAGTTTCTTCAACTTTCCCATTAACCCGCAACTCGGCAATAATCTGGACTGATTCAGCAGTTTCTCCACCAGTATTCGTCACTTCAAAAGGGATGTAGAATTGCTCTTGAGTTTGACGAAGTTCTCTTTCCTTCGCGGTGACTGATAGAGTCGGGGGTTCATTTTTCTGGGTTGCCCAGTCATACAGCACCAGTCCTACGAGTAGCGCCACAATAGATGTCGCGATCGCAAAGGAAACCCATTCCGCAAGCGATCGCGGCGGTCGTTGCTGTTGGGATGAATTGCTATCTTGATTCGTTTGGCTCATGCTAGCAACCTTCCTGCTGCGCCACCTACAGTGGCTGGGAGTCCTAGTAACAATGTATAGCTCAACCACATTTGCCACGGATCGTCAAAGCTCAGCTGGTGGAAGAACCACAACATAAATGTGGCTGCCAGAAGCGACACTAAATAGGAGCAAACAGTTTCGCTTAAGGGACGCTGAAAAAGTCCTTGCTGTTGTTTCCGTTGTTGTTGATTAGTAAAGCCAGCCTGAAAGACAATCCCATAAGAAATTAACAGCGAGGCAACAATAATCGCAATCAGCCACGGAGGGGAAGAAGCAGCGACTAGCATGGGAATTTCGTCAGTAGGCGCAATGTTAAAGGCAATAATCGTGGCACCAATCAAAGTACCCCCAATATCTGCCAAGGTCGCATTGAGACGGGTTTTGTCTGGTTGTGGGGGATTTTCATCGCTGTTAGGAGATTGATAGCGATCGCCACTTAAAAAAGAACGTGCTAGTGCCACACCCAAAGCAAACGGTACACTCTCGAAGATTATTTTTCCTAATGCTTCACCCAAAGAGGTATCGAAGGTGATTTCGCGCAATAAAATTAGGATACTTGTCGCGCAGACGACGCCGATAGCGATCGCTTCAATGGTATCCATTACGGCTTCACCCGGTCGAATATCCTTAAATTTGCGAAAGCCTTCGGTGCGATTGAGCAGGAAAACGACGATAAACGTGGCAGCGATCGCAGCTAGCATCACCGGCGGTTCCGTGAACGACCCAATCCACCAGACTTCCATCGTGTACAGTAGCGGAATTCCGAATAAAAACCCACCCGCGGCACCCCGCAGTAGATCATCCCATTCTTTCGACCAAATGTTTTCGGGTTTATGTTTTGGAGCGCGTTTAATCTTCATTAGGGGGGCATCGACTTTTCATCCGCTTATGCCAAGCCAAAAGTCATTCTCAAGCAACCAAGCCAGAGGCAATAACAGATGAAGCTAGCGGTAAGCCGTTCGTCAACTTATTCCTTAAATGTTATCAAACCCTGACTCTCGAATAATGTAAATCATTCAATAGCCGTCTTATTTGATTTCGGAAGAAATGAACTGCTCCAAGTCCCACAGGGCGATCCAACAAGACAATAGAGAATTTAATAACTACTGCAAGGATTGCTGTCGAAGCAGATAAAAGCCAGGAGGAAGAGAAAATTCTGAATCGTTTGTTTTCCTAACTCCTGGCTTTTCTACCCGATTTTTAAGTTGTTTTACGCCATCTTTTCCCAAACTCATCGAGGGTTGCTTTCGGAATCTGCGTCTGAAGCCACTCCAGCGCATCATCTTGATGAGGCAACCCTTGGTAGTATTTGCACATATTCACCAGATTAACTGGAGGCACTTGTGTGGGGTTGGTGAGCGCATTCCAGGTAGTTGTTCCCACAACTCCATCCGCCTTTAACCCTTGGGATTTCTGAAAAGCAATCACAGCCGTTTCTGTGCCCGTACCAAAACTACCATCAATGGGACCCGGATTAAAACCTTTGTCCTTCAACAACTGCTGCAATTGTTTGACTTTTTCTCCTCGCGATCCAACTCTTAAGGAACCATCGTCTGTCGGAACACCGATTGCACTCAACTTTTGACGAACGGCTTGACGCAAACGGGGTAGTTGAGCGTATAGCCAATCACCAGGACAATCAGTAGCAGAAAAATCTCGATGCCCTTTGATATTATCAGGAGAAATTTTGCAGGAACTGCAAATTGAAACGCATAAATCGACTAAACTATTCCATTGTTTTTCACCCATCTGATGGGTCATAAATCTGCCTTCATTTTCAATTCCCGGCGATTCATTGCCTAGAGCACTGCCAGCATGAGACGAGCGAATACACAAACCTCGTTTAATTTTTGCTAAAGTGCCATTTCTTCCTTCTAGGAGAACGCCGTCCGTTGTATTCAAAAAATTATGACCGGAATCCCACCAGCCGAAAACATCCATGTGGGTATTCTGAACACTTTTGGCAAATTTTTTCGCTCCATCCACAGTTCCTTTCGATATATGGCTGGGGGGATTGGGCGTATCGGTATGGTGAACGATCACGTATTTAGGTGTGGTTTCCTCTGACCACTGTTTGGGGGGTCTGGCCCCCCACTCCTGACATGAAATAACGCTAGCGGTAAAAGGCATGTTGAAGATGTCCTGTAAAGTTGACGGCAGATGAATAATGAGCGCGATGGGACAAACCACAAACGCTTTCTCTAGCACTGCCAGCATCGTTTGTAACCTAATAACTATGCCGCAGCAAGGTAAGTAGCAATTTTTTTCACATTTCTTGATAGCTCAGATTAAGTGAAATTCTTGGAGTGCGGCTAAAAAGTTTTGGTTTTCGTGACTGGGGCGGCTGAGTTTGATGAGGGCAAAGCGTTGGGCGGGAGTGAGTTCTGCCCATTGTTGGGGTGTCAGTATTGCTCCAAATTCTGCTGCCTTTTCCTGAATGTTAGCCGGTATTTTTGTAGCATCCATCCAATCTGGATGAGGTTCTATCGGAAGGTCGCCTGGAGAGACGCCCGTGTGTTCTACAACGAATTGGTGCAGTAATTTCCGGTAGGCTTGAGCTTCATCTGTTGTGGTACAGGGCATCTCTACCAGGGTTTGTCGTTCCGCTTGACTAAATTGGTGCCAGTGAGGCAATTTTAGTTTGACGCCGCAAGTGTCTAATTTCATCCGCACCTGCATCGGAATGCAACGCAAGGACTCTACAAAATCGGCTTCAAATTGAAAGAAATTATTTGTAGATTTGTCAGTCTTCATTCATTTTCTGGGTAATTAATTCATTAAAAATAACAAAAATTTTGATGAATAACTTCTCCAAAGAAAAAGCTCCTAAAGGCATAAACTGCGACTAATAGGAGCATTACCACAATCGTGAAAAGCTTTCAATATCGGCAGGATTCAAGGGCTGGTTTGTGGAAAGTCCCTAGCAGCAGTATATAGGGGCAGCGAGGTGGGGTTTTGCAACCCGGTCGGCGTGCGCGATCGCTGCGTTTGAATCAACGAGACTTGGGTAGTCAACAGGAAACTGACAAAACTGGCAATCACCAGAACCGGCACCATTGCGGTGTCTGAAAGCACGCTGAGAATTACAGTGGAACTAATCGGTGTTTTCGTCACCGCCACGTTCACTGCCGCCATCATGCAAATCATACCGATTGTCGGGTGGATTTGTGGAAAAGCCAGAGAAATTGCCAAGCCAACTGCTGCACCAATGTAAAACAGCGGAAAGATGAAGCCTCCCCGGAAACCGGAGTGGAGAGTGAAACTAACTGCTAGCATCTTCGCGAATGCGATCGCGAGCAACATCGTTACTCCAAACGTCGAACCTGTTTCGACAATCGTATGAATTTCCTTTTCGCCAAAAAATAGGGTCTGGGGAAACACTAAAGCAATCAGCCCAATTGCGAACCCTCCCAAAGTAGCCAGCGCAATCGTGTGGTGTTCGATGTATTGAGTCAAGTACCCAATACTCCGGAACAGAACAATAAAGATGATCGCAATCAGCGCCCCTAGCGCCCCCAGCAGTGCGCCTTGACCCAAATTCATCAGGGAAAGCTTAGGAGGTGCGACAAAATGATACATCCCCCCAATCGTCAACCCCGTGTTAAATCGAAACACAAAAAAGCTTAAGATTGCCGAAAGCACGGCAGGAATGAGCGCTTCGTAGTATTCTAATCCCCGACGATGGGGAATTTCTAGGGCGAAGAGTGCGCCACCAAGAGGCGCACCAAAGAAGGCACCCAGTGCCGCACTCATGCCGCAGAAAGTCAGCACGCGAGTTGTCGTCAGGGTCAAATTGAGCTTTTGACCCAGCCAGCCGCCAAAACTGCCATTGATTTGTACTAGCGGGGCTTCAGGACCCGCACTGCCACCGGCTGTAATCGAAAACAGGGAAGCGACAATCATTGCCGGAGTTTGGCGTAGGGAAATTCGTCCTGGATCGTGTACCTTATCAACGACTAGAGAAACTTCACCGGGAAGCCCCATGAAGTGCAGTGTGAGACCGACAAAAAATCCCCCAATTGTGGTAGCAATCCACACGTAATTCCAGGAGGGAAATCCGCTAGGGAAGTAAGGATTCAAAATATCAGGGAGCGTGTGCCAAACAAAATGCAGGCTTAATTCCAGTGCGTAATAATAAACCGTTGCAACTAATCCTCCAGCAATTCCAATGACTGCCGAACAGAGAATAATTTGCTGATAAGTTAGTTCGCCTGCACTGTTGGAATCGTTAGGTAATGTATCAGTATATACGTTATGCTCGTTGCTGGCAGTTGTTCGATCGGGAGACGACATAAAATCTCCTCAAAGTCACTAGCAGTGTGAGTAGGAAAGCAAAGTTAACTTAATCCCAAATCACCCGTTTAGGTGTATTAAAAACAACTTTATCCCGAAAGAATGTTAATAATCTATCTAAATTGGTAAGGAAGCATGAGTAGCCAAGCATATCTCTAAACCCGCTCAACACGCCATAAAAATATAGGGGTGACTTTCAATCTCACCCCTACTCGGTTGGTTTTAGAAAAAGACAGTTATTAAACCTAAGTTGGGATAACTTTTAACACCTCATTTATTCCCAATTAGGACTTCTACCAAAATTAATTTTGTTCGCGTTCGTGCGAGAAAACGGGCGTTTTTGAGGATGTTATTCCGACTTCTTCACCTTCATGAGAGCCTTCCGGTTCTTTGAGAAGAAACGCACAAAGACTAGCCGAAATTAAGCCAACAATTCCTAGCATCTGGAAAAATATGCGATCGCCCGCAGCATCCTGAGGTAAAAAGCTATAGACGGTGAGGTAAATTACCGCTCCTACGTTGCCATAAGCACCCACGTTACCAGCAATCTGACCCGTTACACGCCGCTTAATTAGAGGAACAATTGCAAAGGTCGCACCTTCCGCTGCCATGACAAAGAAGGAAGCAATCATGGTCACAATAACTACCCCGAACAGGGGTATATTTGCACCCAAACCGCTAAACACTAGATAGCCAATTCCTGTGCCAGCAAGCGTTGCTGCCAGCGTCCACTTCCGGCTGCCAATCTTGTCAGAAATTAAGCCACCTCCTGGACGAGCCGCCAAGTTCATAAAGGCATAAGTTCCGGCAACTCCCGCTGCTAGCGCCTCTGTCAATCCAAAGCCTCTTTGAAAAAACGTTGGGAGCATGGAAACAACAGCTAGCTCTGAGCCAAAACAGGCAAGATAAGCAATTTCTAAATTGACGACTTGACCAAATTGATAGCGCTCTTCAGCAGAGTAGCGCTTTTTACCAGTCATCAAGCTGTGATTTGCTTTCCAACAGTTATAAGCTTGGAATACATACAAGCACAGCAGCAGAAACCAGGTGACATACAGTTGAGTGATATTAAGAAATTTAACTTGATTTAAGCGCCAAGCAATGACGCCCAAAACGCCGACTAAGGGAATGTTGCTAAGTAATAGAAACCAGAAGTCTCTCTGGGTAGTCACTTCTATTCCGGCGCTGCTTTGGGGACGTTGGTAAACCTTACCTGGAGGGGTATCTTGGACGTTTAAGTAATAAACAATTCCGTAGATAGCGGCAACAATTCCGGTGAGCGCGATCGCAAACCGCCAGTTAACTTGACCTGCCCCTAAAAAGGCAGCTGCTGTGGCAATTGTCGGGAGGGTAAACGCTGCACCTGCCGAGCCAAAGTTGCCCCAGCCGCCATAAATGCCTTCTGCTAAGCCAATTTCTTTCGGGGGAAACCATTCCGCCACCATCCGAATGCCAATCACAAATCCACACCCAACGATGCTCAGCGCTAAGCGGCTTAATACTAATTGGGAAAAATTCTGTGCAAATGCAAACATCAGGCAAGGAATCGCCGCATAAATTAAAAGGCATGAATAGGTGATCCGAGGACCGTAGCGATCCAGAATCATGCCGACAATAATTCGAGCCGGAACGGTGAGCGCAACGTTACAAATAGCGAGAGTTCTGAGTTGGGCTTCATTTAAACCTAAATCTGCTTTCACCGCTGTGGCAAAAGGGGCGAAGTTGAACCAAACGACAAAGGTTAAAAAGAATGCAAACCAGGTCAGGTGTAAGATGCGGTATCGACCGCTAAATGACCATAATCCGGACATTTCAGAACCTCTTCTTTTCAAGTAAAGTATGCATCAAAGCGGGAACTGTTCTTGGGTTAGCGTAAATTTTATAGATTCAATCGGGGATATAAATCCTAGGTAAAAAATTTACGTAATTAGGCGCTTGCCACGGGGTTCGGTCTATTTTTTGCTTGAAAGTTTTCAAACATAAAATCTCACCTTATCGAGCCGAGCTGCCGAACGTTAGTTTTTTTAGCAATAAGCGCTTCTGTTAGAGTAATGAACTGAATAATCTGAGTTCGTAGAATTTGTTACAAAAGACAGATTTCTTTTGAAATCTCTATCTTGTTAGGTATTGTATCTGTATTGTGAAGTATTCT contains:
- a CDS encoding chloride channel protein, yielding MSSPDRTTASNEHNVYTDTLPNDSNSAGELTYQQIILCSAVIGIAGGLVATVYYYALELSLHFVWHTLPDILNPYFPSGFPSWNYVWIATTIGGFFVGLTLHFMGLPGEVSLVVDKVHDPGRISLRQTPAMIVASLFSITAGGSAGPEAPLVQINGSFGGWLGQKLNLTLTTTRVLTFCGMSAALGAFFGAPLGGALFALEIPHRRGLEYYEALIPAVLSAILSFFVFRFNTGLTIGGMYHFVAPPKLSLMNLGQGALLGALGALIAIIFIVLFRSIGYLTQYIEHHTIALATLGGFAIGLIALVFPQTLFFGEKEIHTIVETGSTFGVTMLLAIAFAKMLAVSFTLHSGFRGGFIFPLFYIGAAVGLAISLAFPQIHPTIGMICMMAAVNVAVTKTPISSTVILSVLSDTAMVPVLVIASFVSFLLTTQVSLIQTQRSRTPTGLQNPTSLPLYTAARDFPQTSP
- a CDS encoding peptidoglycan-binding protein, with amino-acid sequence MLAVLEKAFVVCPIALIIHLPSTLQDIFNMPFTASVISCQEWGARPPKQWSEETTPKYVIVHHTDTPNPPSHISKGTVDGAKKFAKSVQNTHMDVFGWWDSGHNFLNTTDGVLLEGRNGTLAKIKRGLCIRSSHAGSALGNESPGIENEGRFMTHQMGEKQWNSLVDLCVSICSSCKISPDNIKGHRDFSATDCPGDWLYAQLPRLRQAVRQKLSAIGVPTDDGSLRVGSRGEKVKQLQQLLKDKGFNPGPIDGSFGTGTETAVIAFQKSQGLKADGVVGTTTWNALTNPTQVPPVNLVNMCKYYQGLPHQDDALEWLQTQIPKATLDEFGKRWRKTT
- a CDS encoding nitrate reductase associated protein, coding for MKTDKSTNNFFQFEADFVESLRCIPMQVRMKLDTCGVKLKLPHWHQFSQAERQTLVEMPCTTTDEAQAYRKLLHQFVVEHTGVSPGDLPIEPHPDWMDATKIPANIQEKAAEFGAILTPQQWAELTPAQRFALIKLSRPSHENQNFLAALQEFHLI
- a CDS encoding NarK family nitrate/nitrite MFS transporter, with translation MSGLWSFSGRYRILHLTWFAFFLTFVVWFNFAPFATAVKADLGLNEAQLRTLAICNVALTVPARIIVGMILDRYGPRITYSCLLIYAAIPCLMFAFAQNFSQLVLSRLALSIVGCGFVIGIRMVAEWFPPKEIGLAEGIYGGWGNFGSAGAAFTLPTIATAAAFLGAGQVNWRFAIALTGIVAAIYGIVYYLNVQDTPPGKVYQRPQSSAGIEVTTQRDFWFLLLSNIPLVGVLGVIAWRLNQVKFLNITQLYVTWFLLLCLYVFQAYNCWKANHSLMTGKKRYSAEERYQFGQVVNLEIAYLACFGSELAVVSMLPTFFQRGFGLTEALAAGVAGTYAFMNLAARPGGGLISDKIGSRKWTLAATLAGTGIGYLVFSGLGANIPLFGVVIVTMIASFFVMAAEGATFAIVPLIKRRVTGQIAGNVGAYGNVGAVIYLTVYSFLPQDAAGDRIFFQMLGIVGLISASLCAFLLKEPEGSHEGEEVGITSSKTPVFSHEREQN
- a CDS encoding TIGR02588 family protein, producing the protein MSQTNQDSNSSQQQRPPRSLAEWVSFAIATSIVALLVGLVLYDWATQKNEPPTLSVTAKERELRQTQEQFYIPFEVTNTGGETAESVQIIAELRVNGKVEETGEQQIDFLSGGEKEEGAFIFSRNPRDGELVVRVSSYKLP
- a CDS encoding TIGR02587 family membrane protein; amino-acid sequence: MKIKRAPKHKPENIWSKEWDDLLRGAAGGFLFGIPLLYTMEVWWIGSFTEPPVMLAAIAATFIVVFLLNRTEGFRKFKDIRPGEAVMDTIEAIAIGVVCATSILILLREITFDTSLGEALGKIIFESVPFALGVALARSFLSGDRYQSPNSDENPPQPDKTRLNATLADIGGTLIGATIIAFNIAPTDEIPMLVAASSPPWLIAIIVASLLISYGIVFQAGFTNQQQRKQQQGLFQRPLSETVCSYLVSLLAATFMLWFFHQLSFDDPWQMWLSYTLLLGLPATVGGAAGRLLA